A window of the Streptomyces sp. JB150 genome harbors these coding sequences:
- a CDS encoding sialidase family protein: protein MPMPLPRRRTVLAGAVTAAAVTALPAVPAQAAQAAQAAQAAGASAYRWRNVVIGGTGFITGVLFHPAVRGLAYARTDIGGAYRWDDRAARWIPLTDHLGWDDWNLLGVEAMAVDPAHPDRLYLALGTYTQPWSGNGAVLRSEDRGATWRRTDLTVKLGANEDGRGTGERLLVDPRDSDTLWLGTRHDGLLKSTDRGATWAPATGFPVTPSPSGQGVTLLVAAGRDVYAGWGDGDGTAPNLFRTTDGDRWQPVPGQPSGTAAKVPVRAAYDRHARELYVTYADAPGPNGQTDGSVHKLACASGTWTEVTPAKPDGAADTFGYGGVAVDARRPGTVVVSTNNRWAAVDTLYRSTDGGRSWTSLKESAVLDVSETPYLKWGQDKPKFGWWIQALAVDPHDARHIVYGTGATLYGTRDLRHWAPEIRGLEEASVRQLISPPEGEAHLISGLGDIGVMYHERLTASPSRGMAANPVFGTATGLAQAARKPSYVVRTGWGDHGNGAHSHDGGRTWAPFATQPGLAKDAPGPIAVSADGSVLLWTFVHWDGTRYPAHRSADHGATWSEVATFPKGATPVADPVDPSLFYAYDTASGTVFASTDGGRTFTARATGLPAGDTQFKLVAAPGRAGDLWLSAKENGLYRSTDGGAAFTEVGSCRASYALGFGKAADGADYPAVYQVGTVGTLTAVYRSDDRARTWVRINDNRHQWGWTGETITGDPRVYGRVYVATNGRGIQYGEPV, encoded by the coding sequence ATGCCCATGCCTCTGCCGCGTCGGCGTACCGTCCTCGCCGGTGCCGTCACCGCTGCCGCGGTCACCGCGCTGCCCGCCGTCCCCGCCCAGGCCGCGCAGGCCGCCCAAGCCGCCCAGGCCGCCGGAGCATCCGCCTACCGCTGGCGCAACGTCGTCATCGGCGGCACCGGATTCATCACCGGCGTGCTGTTCCACCCCGCCGTCCGCGGGCTCGCCTACGCCCGCACCGACATCGGCGGCGCCTACCGCTGGGACGACCGGGCGGCCCGCTGGATCCCGCTGACCGACCACCTCGGCTGGGACGACTGGAACCTGCTCGGCGTGGAGGCGATGGCGGTCGACCCCGCGCACCCGGACCGGCTCTACCTCGCCCTCGGCACCTACACCCAGCCCTGGTCGGGCAACGGGGCGGTGCTGCGGTCCGAGGACCGGGGCGCCACCTGGCGGCGCACCGACCTCACCGTGAAGCTCGGCGCCAACGAGGACGGGCGGGGAACGGGCGAGCGGCTGCTGGTCGACCCGCGCGACAGCGACACGCTCTGGCTCGGCACCCGGCACGACGGACTGCTCAAGTCGACCGACCGGGGCGCCACCTGGGCGCCCGCGACCGGCTTCCCGGTCACCCCCAGCCCCTCCGGGCAGGGCGTCACCCTGCTCGTCGCGGCCGGCCGCGACGTCTACGCCGGCTGGGGCGACGGTGACGGCACCGCGCCGAACCTGTTCCGCACCACGGACGGCGACCGCTGGCAGCCCGTCCCCGGACAGCCGTCCGGCACCGCCGCCAAGGTCCCGGTGCGCGCCGCGTACGACCGCCACGCCCGCGAGCTGTACGTGACGTACGCCGACGCGCCCGGCCCCAACGGGCAGACGGACGGCAGCGTCCACAAGCTGGCCTGCGCCAGCGGCACGTGGACCGAGGTGACCCCGGCGAAGCCGGACGGCGCCGCCGACACCTTCGGATACGGCGGGGTCGCCGTCGACGCCCGCCGCCCGGGCACCGTCGTCGTGTCCACCAACAACCGCTGGGCCGCCGTCGACACGCTGTACCGCTCCACGGACGGCGGACGCTCCTGGACCTCGCTGAAGGAGTCGGCCGTCCTCGACGTGTCCGAGACCCCGTACCTGAAGTGGGGGCAGGACAAGCCCAAGTTCGGCTGGTGGATCCAGGCGCTCGCCGTCGACCCCCACGACGCGCGCCACATCGTCTACGGCACCGGCGCCACCCTCTACGGCACCCGCGACCTCAGGCACTGGGCGCCGGAAATCCGCGGGCTGGAGGAGGCGTCCGTGCGGCAGCTCATCTCGCCCCCGGAAGGGGAGGCGCACCTGATCAGCGGGCTCGGGGACATCGGCGTGATGTACCACGAGCGGCTCACCGCGTCCCCCTCGCGGGGCATGGCCGCCAACCCGGTGTTCGGCACCGCGACGGGGCTCGCGCAGGCCGCGCGCAAACCGTCGTACGTCGTCCGCACCGGCTGGGGCGACCACGGCAACGGCGCCCACTCGCACGACGGCGGCCGCACCTGGGCACCCTTCGCCACCCAGCCCGGCCTCGCCAAGGACGCGCCGGGGCCGATCGCCGTCAGCGCCGACGGGAGCGTGCTGCTGTGGACGTTCGTGCACTGGGACGGCACCCGGTACCCCGCCCACCGCTCCGCGGACCACGGGGCGACCTGGTCCGAGGTCGCCACCTTCCCCAAGGGCGCCACACCGGTCGCCGACCCGGTCGACCCATCGCTGTTCTACGCCTACGACACCGCGTCGGGAACGGTGTTCGCCAGCACCGACGGCGGCCGCACCTTCACCGCGCGGGCGACCGGACTGCCCGCCGGAGACACCCAGTTCAAGCTCGTCGCGGCCCCCGGACGCGCCGGTGACCTGTGGCTGTCCGCCAAGGAGAACGGGCTGTACCGGTCCACCGACGGCGGGGCCGCCTTCACCGAGGTCGGCAGCTGCCGGGCCTCGTACGCCCTCGGCTTCGGCAAGGCCGCCGACGGCGCGGACTACCCGGCCGTCTACCAGGTCGGCACGGTCGGCACCCTCACCGCCGTGTACCGCTCCGACGACCGGGCCCGCACCTGGGTGCGGATCAACGATAACCGGCACCAGTGGGGCTGGACCGGCGAGACGATCACCGGCGACCCGCGCGTGTACGGCCGGGTCTACGTCGCCACCAACGGCCGCGGAATCCAGTACGGAGAGCCCGTCTGA
- a CDS encoding beta-galactosidase produces the protein MPHLNDVTRGRILFGGDYNPEQWPEETWHEDVRLMKDAGVNSVTLGVFSWSTLEPEPGAREFGRLDTLMDLMHAHGIGVVLATPTASPPPWMGRLYPETLPRDADGHTEHWGGRQHFSHSSAVYRRFAAAITEDLAARYAGHPALTLWHINNEYCTFDYGDEAAERFRRWLRDRYGTLDALNTAWGTAFWSQGYDTWDSVIPPRRAHYLHNPAQVLDFRRFTSDMLLECYTAERDIVRRHTPHLPVTSNFMPLWIGQDAWRWAEEEDVVSVDLYPDPRDPLGAQHGALVQDLTRSQARGPWMLMEQAAGPVNWRGVNHPKPRGLNRLWTLQAVARGADAVCYFQWRQSRQGAEKFHSGMVSHAGEEGRTFQEVKRIGADLQRLTEVTGTDLVADVAILHDWHAWWAGAQEGRPSTLVDHPAVLHAWHRALWEAHLTTDFAHPGHDLSRYRLVVVPQLYLLTDAAIENLLGYVRAGGTLVSGFLTGIADEDDRVRAGGMDARLRELFGIRVLHEWWPLDAGESVACDGFRGTLWSEEIEAADDVTETVPYRGGELDGLPAVLRRGRAWYVSTLPGPDALRGLLARAAEEAGVRPVLADLPATVEAVRRGALLFVLNHGREPVTVPVPGRHHDLLTGATVTDEVRLDRYGVAVLRP, from the coding sequence ATGCCCCACCTGAACGATGTCACCCGCGGCCGGATCCTCTTCGGCGGCGACTACAACCCCGAGCAGTGGCCCGAGGAGACCTGGCACGAGGACGTCCGGCTGATGAAGGACGCCGGCGTCAACTCCGTCACCCTCGGCGTCTTCTCCTGGTCCACGCTCGAACCCGAGCCGGGCGCACGGGAGTTCGGCCGGCTGGACACGCTGATGGACCTGATGCACGCGCACGGCATCGGCGTCGTCCTGGCCACCCCCACCGCCTCGCCCCCGCCCTGGATGGGCCGGCTGTACCCCGAGACGCTGCCCCGCGACGCCGACGGGCACACCGAACACTGGGGCGGGCGCCAGCACTTCTCCCACTCCAGCGCCGTCTACCGGCGCTTCGCCGCCGCCATCACCGAGGACCTCGCCGCCCGCTACGCCGGCCACCCCGCCCTCACCCTGTGGCACATCAACAACGAGTACTGCACCTTCGACTACGGCGACGAGGCCGCCGAGCGCTTCCGCCGGTGGCTGCGGGACCGGTACGGCACCCTCGACGCCCTCAACACCGCCTGGGGCACCGCCTTCTGGAGCCAGGGCTACGACACCTGGGACAGCGTCATCCCGCCCCGCCGTGCCCACTACCTGCACAACCCCGCGCAGGTGCTGGACTTCCGGCGCTTCACCTCCGACATGCTCCTGGAGTGTTACACCGCCGAGCGGGACATCGTGCGCCGGCACACCCCGCACCTCCCGGTCACCTCCAACTTCATGCCGCTGTGGATCGGCCAGGACGCCTGGCGCTGGGCCGAGGAGGAGGACGTCGTCTCCGTCGACCTCTATCCGGACCCGCGCGACCCGCTCGGCGCCCAGCACGGCGCCCTCGTCCAGGACCTGACCCGCTCGCAGGCGCGCGGCCCCTGGATGCTGATGGAACAGGCGGCCGGCCCGGTCAACTGGCGCGGCGTGAACCACCCCAAGCCACGCGGGCTGAACCGGCTCTGGACCCTCCAGGCCGTGGCCCGCGGCGCGGACGCCGTCTGCTACTTCCAGTGGCGCCAGTCCCGGCAGGGCGCGGAGAAGTTCCACTCCGGCATGGTCAGCCACGCGGGGGAGGAGGGCCGTACCTTCCAGGAGGTCAAGCGGATCGGCGCGGACCTGCAACGGCTCACCGAGGTCACCGGCACCGACCTCGTGGCCGACGTCGCGATCCTGCACGACTGGCACGCCTGGTGGGCCGGCGCGCAGGAGGGCCGGCCGTCCACCCTGGTCGACCACCCGGCCGTGCTGCACGCCTGGCACCGCGCCCTGTGGGAGGCCCACCTCACCACCGACTTCGCCCACCCCGGGCATGACCTGAGCCGCTACCGCCTGGTCGTCGTCCCGCAGCTGTACCTCCTCACCGACGCCGCGATCGAGAACCTGCTCGGCTACGTCCGCGCGGGCGGCACCCTCGTGAGCGGCTTCCTCACCGGGATCGCCGACGAGGACGACCGGGTTCGCGCGGGCGGCATGGACGCCCGGCTGCGCGAGCTGTTCGGCATCCGCGTGCTGCACGAGTGGTGGCCCCTGGACGCGGGGGAGAGCGTCGCGTGCGACGGCTTCCGGGGCACGCTGTGGTCGGAGGAGATCGAGGCCGCAGACGACGTCACCGAGACCGTCCCCTACCGGGGCGGCGAGCTGGACGGACTGCCCGCCGTGCTGCGCCGGGGCCGCGCCTGGTACGTCTCCACCCTCCCCGGACCGGACGCCCTGCGCGGCCTGCTCGCCCGCGCCGCCGAAGAGGCCGGCGTCCGCCCGGTCCTGGCGGACCTTCCGGCCACGGTCGAGGCGGTGCGCCGCGGCGCGCTGCTGTTCGTGCTCAACCACGGCCGCGAGCCGGTGACCGTACCGGTGCCGGGCCGCCACCACGACCTGCTCACCGGAGCGACGGTGACGGACGAGGTCCGCCTGGACCGCTACGGCGTGGCGGTGCTGCGGCCATGA